In one Thermococcus sp. 2319x1 genomic region, the following are encoded:
- a CDS encoding glycosyltransferase family 4 protein, translating into MEIPQKALFIANGIGVEDGKPGISGGDMRWIEIAKKWQDMGIEIHVLTQDAGIDLCERVGLTVEFHKMEMPSEYSVNGYLLRALNSFRLPKELTRFEGIIYASTEHWYDVIPGALIKRKNPRSKFVVVAHWVAPLIRTGTSLINSILFYINQRMGYFVGKRYADIFLAVSEPTGNDLKRIGIPESKIRIVEAGVDYEEIRRIASQVKEKEFDGVFMKRFDGTKGVFDVVEIWKHVVSEIPDAKLVLIGHGTKANVKRLKRMIQEKKLENSVCILDPIYDFEEKFRTLARAKVFLLPSYEENWAIVIGEAMATGLPVVCYNLPEIQPIWEDNVIWVPKGNKEEFAKKVVELLQDDELRKRLGEKGAEFVKKYDWEMIAKKELIIIWGEL; encoded by the coding sequence ATGGAGATTCCTCAGAAAGCATTGTTCATAGCAAATGGTATAGGTGTTGAGGATGGAAAACCAGGAATAAGTGGTGGAGACATGAGATGGATAGAAATTGCTAAAAAATGGCAGGATATGGGAATTGAAATCCACGTATTAACTCAAGATGCAGGAATAGACCTCTGTGAGAGAGTAGGACTAACCGTAGAGTTTCACAAGATGGAAATGCCAAGCGAGTACTCGGTAAATGGTTATCTTTTAAGGGCTCTCAATTCTTTCAGGCTTCCCAAAGAACTTACAAGGTTTGAAGGAATAATATACGCCTCTACTGAGCATTGGTATGACGTAATTCCGGGGGCATTAATTAAAAGAAAGAACCCCCGGAGCAAATTTGTAGTAGTAGCTCATTGGGTTGCACCACTAATAAGAACTGGAACTTCACTCATAAATAGCATCCTATTTTACATAAATCAGCGTATGGGTTACTTTGTTGGCAAGAGATATGCCGATATCTTCTTGGCAGTATCTGAACCAACTGGAAACGATTTAAAAAGAATAGGGATACCCGAGTCCAAAATAAGGATAGTTGAAGCGGGAGTAGATTACGAGGAAATAAGAAGAATTGCCTCTCAAGTAAAAGAAAAAGAATTCGACGGGGTATTTATGAAAAGATTCGATGGCACTAAAGGTGTCTTTGATGTAGTGGAGATATGGAAGCACGTTGTCTCAGAAATTCCAGATGCGAAATTAGTCCTTATTGGTCATGGAACAAAAGCAAATGTGAAGAGACTAAAGAGAATGATTCAAGAGAAAAAACTCGAAAACAGTGTGTGTATTCTCGACCCAATCTATGATTTTGAGGAGAAGTTTCGGACACTTGCAAGGGCTAAAGTTTTTCTCCTGCCCAGCTATGAAGAGAACTGGGCTATCGTCATTGGGGAAGCCATGGCAACTGGATTACCGGTAGTGTGTTATAATTTACCAGAAATCCAACCAATCTGGGAGGACAACGTTATCTGGGTTCCAAAAGGAAACAAAGAAGAGTTCGCTAAGAAAGTTGTCGAATTACTTCAGGATGATGAGCTTAGAAAAAGACTTGGGGAAAAAGGGGCTGAATTTGTAAAGAAGTATGATTGGGAAATGATAGCTAAGAAAGAACTTATAATAATCTGGGGGGAACTATAA
- a CDS encoding glycosyltransferase family 39 protein codes for MKEKNKLILLWFILIFIPLFTLRLFQDEMLYLNMSRKALQFEFLPRSSLVFILTSPLMVLKNVDFRVFLPRIATSLITLLDLILIYNIAKMYYGKKAGFLSSLMFLFSFVALRYGARYTLEPWGTFFALLAVYYLDTKPMYSAVSMGLAFWAREQWVVVYPFYLILAKIKKDHRTFIRILLVSSVVVALNFLFIFYVSEFYGGIHRASVVSYPSKTLSSYISFIPSLLRDWMEFVIAFPLTTIGFIYTLIKDRKNPEFWVIIPSVLVLNGLPGFILNGPFERYTFGPLALMSIFSGYGITQLYNDLRSKIKLLDILTVEKWVALFLIAQFIFFNVAVLKLSDIGAKGIQDYGYWHDREVFKILEENANPNEFFVGTPHPALLGFKNWKWADRNIQKAIELNPDWLITFESWVNFRENPHEIDELEIYSIGPYLVIHAKEKGAIKKYVVSSDLKLWKFRK; via the coding sequence ATGAAAGAGAAGAATAAATTAATCTTGCTCTGGTTCATCCTGATCTTTATCCCTCTATTCACCTTAAGACTATTCCAAGATGAGATGCTGTATCTAAACATGTCCAGAAAAGCCCTCCAATTTGAATTTCTGCCTAGATCTTCACTTGTTTTTATCTTAACCTCCCCACTAATGGTGCTTAAAAATGTTGATTTCAGAGTTTTCCTCCCAAGGATTGCAACATCATTAATAACTCTCTTGGACTTGATTCTAATTTACAACATAGCCAAAATGTATTATGGAAAAAAAGCGGGATTCTTAAGCTCTCTAATGTTCTTATTCTCATTTGTTGCTTTAAGGTATGGTGCAAGATACACTCTAGAGCCTTGGGGAACTTTTTTTGCATTGTTGGCAGTCTATTATCTTGATACAAAGCCCATGTACTCGGCGGTTTCAATGGGTTTAGCATTTTGGGCTAGGGAGCAGTGGGTAGTTGTCTATCCCTTTTATCTCATCCTTGCAAAAATCAAAAAAGACCATAGAACTTTCATTAGAATATTGCTCGTATCTTCAGTAGTTGTAGCTTTGAATTTCCTATTTATTTTCTATGTGAGTGAATTCTATGGAGGCATTCATAGAGCCAGCGTTGTTTCGTATCCGTCGAAAACTCTTTCATCATACATATCTTTTATTCCATCCCTGCTCAGAGATTGGATGGAGTTTGTAATAGCTTTTCCATTAACTACAATTGGTTTTATCTATACCTTAATAAAGGACAGAAAGAACCCTGAGTTTTGGGTTATTATTCCATCAGTTTTGGTTTTAAATGGATTGCCAGGATTTATCCTAAACGGCCCCTTTGAGCGCTACACTTTTGGGCCTCTGGCCTTAATGAGCATCTTTTCCGGCTATGGGATAACCCAGCTTTACAATGATTTAAGATCCAAAATTAAACTTTTGGACATTTTAACAGTAGAAAAATGGGTCGCTTTATTTTTAATTGCCCAATTTATCTTTTTCAACGTCGCTGTTCTAAAGCTCAGCGACATAGGAGCAAAGGGAATCCAAGACTACGGCTATTGGCACGATAGGGAAGTTTTCAAGATTTTGGAAGAAAATGCTAATCCAAATGAATTTTTCGTAGGAACTCCTCATCCAGCTCTCCTTGGTTTTAAAAATTGGAAGTGGGCAGATAGAAATATACAAAAAGCCATAGAACTCAATCCAGACTGGTTGATAACATTCGAAAGCTGGGTGAATTTTAGAGAAAACCCACACGAGATCGATGAGCTGGAGATTTATTCCATAGGCCCCTACTTAGTAATTCACGCCAAGGAGAAAGGTGCCATAAAAAAGTACGTTGTTTCAAGTGATTTGAAGCTCTGGAAATTTAGGAAATGA
- a CDS encoding glycosyltransferase family 4 protein has translation MRILMVSPYFYPEGGGLERYAYEMAKELSKENEVVVICSTKRESRDEKIGKIKILRKKPNFILSNTPIRFLLPFELLAMMKRKNFELIIAHTPVPFFADVASLVARLLKKPVIIVYHTGELKKGSWVDLLAELYERTIERITLKNTKIISVSRYVQRILWKKGFYSKVKYPKVGEDFLLAEPDFKGKGNVILFVGQLGKFHRWKNLELLLKALVLVKREIPDVKLMVIGSGDLEDYYKRLAKDLNLEKNVEFLGHVGKKELIDAYKKAKILVLPSSKSEAFGMVVLEALALGTPVVVSKVGEFPAIVEEGKSGSLVNLNEKDLAEKILFLLRDEKTRRKMGIIGRKTIKRFIS, from the coding sequence GTGAGGATTTTAATGGTTTCCCCTTACTTTTATCCAGAAGGGGGTGGGTTAGAGAGATATGCCTATGAAATGGCAAAAGAGCTGAGTAAAGAGAATGAAGTAGTTGTTATATGCTCAACAAAGAGAGAAAGCAGAGATGAGAAAATTGGCAAGATTAAAATTTTAAGAAAAAAGCCAAACTTCATTCTTTCAAACACGCCAATTAGATTTCTCCTGCCTTTTGAGCTCCTAGCAATGATGAAAAGAAAAAATTTTGAGCTTATAATTGCTCACACTCCAGTTCCATTTTTTGCAGATGTAGCTTCCTTAGTTGCCAGGCTCTTGAAAAAGCCTGTAATAATTGTTTATCATACTGGAGAGCTAAAGAAGGGCTCTTGGGTTGACCTTCTCGCTGAGCTTTATGAAAGAACAATTGAAAGGATAACGCTGAAAAACACTAAAATCATTTCAGTTTCCCGCTACGTTCAAAGGATTCTGTGGAAAAAAGGATTTTATTCGAAAGTAAAATATCCAAAAGTTGGTGAAGATTTTCTCCTTGCTGAGCCAGATTTCAAAGGAAAAGGAAATGTTATTCTTTTCGTAGGACAATTGGGCAAATTCCACAGGTGGAAGAATCTAGAATTATTGTTAAAGGCGTTAGTTTTAGTTAAAAGAGAAATTCCTGACGTTAAACTTATGGTAATTGGTAGTGGGGACTTAGAAGATTATTATAAAAGATTGGCCAAAGACCTAAATCTTGAGAAAAACGTCGAATTCCTCGGACATGTGGGCAAAAAAGAGCTGATAGATGCTTACAAAAAAGCCAAGATTTTAGTCCTACCTTCCTCCAAGAGTGAAGCTTTTGGGATGGTTGTTTTAGAGGCTTTAGCCTTGGGGACTCCAGTTGTAGTCAGCAAAGTGGGAGAGTTCCCAGCTATTGTTGAAGAGGGAAAGAGCGGAAGCTTGGTAAATTTGAATGAAAAAGACTTAGCAGAAAAGATCTTATTTTTGCTAAGGGATGAAAAGACGAGAAGAAAAATGGGGATAATTGGGAGAAAAACAATTAAACGCTTCATTTCCTAA
- a CDS encoding glycosyltransferase family 4 protein has translation MRIAYVYDAVYPWIKGGVEKRIYEIGSRLAKKHEVHWFGLQWGEENLGDIKFYGVGKGKNLYKGGKRSIREALYFASKLFLKFKGEYDIIDCQQFPYLSCFSAKFHSIIKNTPLVITWHEVWREYWKEYLGDLGIFGLQIEKVTSKLTKNNVSVSRLTQKRLHSLGVTSEFIPNGIDFKRIQKVSGRDEEYDIIFVGRLIKEKNVDLLLRAVEIVKNNVPDLKVLIIGEGPEKERLVSLASVLKLSQNVKFLGFLRDYEEVISYLKSSKVFVLPSKREGFGIVVLEANASGLPVITLNYPMNASKDLIIHGYNGFISSSTPSSLAEYIEISLFSGKKFKRNCVKNAKRYDWENIAELTEKFYERVLNER, from the coding sequence ATGAGAATAGCATACGTTTATGATGCCGTTTATCCCTGGATCAAAGGAGGAGTTGAAAAAAGGATTTATGAAATAGGGAGTAGACTAGCTAAAAAACATGAGGTTCACTGGTTTGGCCTTCAATGGGGAGAAGAAAACTTAGGGGATATAAAGTTCTATGGAGTAGGAAAAGGGAAGAACCTCTATAAGGGTGGAAAAAGATCAATAAGGGAGGCACTTTACTTTGCATCAAAGCTTTTCCTGAAATTTAAAGGTGAGTACGATATTATAGACTGCCAGCAGTTTCCTTACCTCTCTTGTTTTTCGGCCAAGTTTCATTCGATCATAAAGAATACTCCCTTAGTAATAACGTGGCATGAAGTTTGGAGAGAGTACTGGAAGGAGTACTTAGGAGACTTAGGAATATTTGGGCTCCAAATAGAAAAAGTAACGAGTAAATTGACAAAAAACAATGTTTCCGTCTCTAGGTTAACTCAGAAGAGACTGCACTCTCTTGGCGTGACGAGCGAATTTATTCCGAATGGGATTGATTTCAAGAGAATACAAAAAGTAAGTGGAAGAGATGAGGAATATGACATAATCTTCGTTGGAAGGTTAATAAAAGAGAAAAACGTTGATTTGCTTCTAAGAGCTGTGGAAATAGTAAAAAATAACGTTCCTGATTTGAAAGTTTTAATTATTGGTGAAGGCCCAGAAAAAGAGAGACTGGTAAGTTTAGCATCAGTGCTGAAGCTATCCCAAAATGTGAAATTCCTCGGCTTTCTTAGGGACTACGAAGAAGTTATATCTTATCTAAAATCTTCAAAAGTTTTTGTCCTCCCTTCCAAACGTGAAGGTTTTGGGATAGTTGTTTTGGAGGCGAACGCCTCTGGACTTCCCGTAATAACTCTCAATTATCCCATGAATGCATCTAAGGACTTAATAATTCACGGATATAACGGGTTTATTTCATCGTCTACTCCAAGCTCTTTAGCAGAATACATAGAAATTTCGCTCTTTAGCGGAAAAAAATTTAAAAGAAATTGCGTGAAAAACGCTAAACGATACGATTGGGAGAACATAGCTGAACTAACAGAAAAGTTCTATGAGAGGGTCCTAAATGAGCGTTGA
- a CDS encoding glycosyltransferase family 4 protein, with product MRVLWLNWKDIKHPEAGGAEVYTHEIAKRLVKKGYEITLFTSYFDGAEKKEEIDGIEIIRGGKIVGIFDTVYSHAKRFYRGNKNDFDIVIDEINTRPFLTPKYVDKPIIALIHQLAVEFWDYKTPFPVNLVGKHFLEPYWLKHYVDIKTITVSESTKEDLEKLGFKDVEIIYNGLDGNILDKVPEKEDEFTAIFVGRLTPTKKPEDAIMAFKMFDKGKLWIVGRGELIEKLKKRYNYDNIDFKGFVPEKEKIEFMKRAHVLLVPGIREGWGRVVIEANALGTPVIGYNVPGLGDSIKHNYNGLLCEPNPKAMSEALEELYEDEALRKRLSENALEWAKRFSWDESAERFERVLGVVVR from the coding sequence ATGAGAGTGCTGTGGCTTAACTGGAAAGATATAAAGCATCCAGAGGCTGGGGGAGCTGAAGTTTATACTCATGAGATAGCGAAAAGGCTAGTTAAGAAGGGTTATGAAATTACGCTTTTTACCTCATATTTCGATGGAGCTGAAAAGAAAGAAGAAATTGATGGAATTGAAATAATCAGGGGAGGGAAAATAGTTGGCATCTTTGACACTGTCTATTCACATGCAAAGAGATTTTACAGGGGAAATAAAAATGATTTTGATATCGTAATAGATGAAATAAACACCCGGCCATTCTTAACTCCAAAATACGTTGATAAGCCAATAATCGCGTTAATACACCAATTAGCAGTTGAGTTTTGGGATTACAAAACACCATTCCCGGTTAATCTTGTTGGAAAACACTTTTTGGAGCCATATTGGCTAAAGCATTATGTGGATATAAAAACGATAACTGTCTCTGAATCTACAAAGGAGGATTTGGAGAAATTAGGGTTTAAAGATGTTGAAATAATTTACAATGGTCTGGATGGAAATATTTTGGATAAGGTTCCTGAAAAGGAAGATGAATTTACGGCTATATTTGTTGGCAGACTAACTCCAACCAAAAAGCCTGAAGACGCTATAATGGCGTTTAAAATGTTTGATAAGGGCAAACTCTGGATCGTTGGGAGAGGAGAGCTTATAGAAAAGCTTAAAAAACGGTATAATTACGATAATATTGACTTTAAAGGCTTTGTACCCGAAAAAGAAAAGATTGAGTTCATGAAAAGAGCTCATGTATTATTAGTCCCCGGAATAAGAGAAGGCTGGGGGAGGGTTGTGATCGAGGCTAACGCCCTGGGAACTCCCGTCATAGGCTACAACGTTCCTGGGTTGGGGGATTCAATAAAGCACAACTACAACGGTTTGCTATGTGAACCAAATCCCAAGGCTATGAGCGAAGCGCTTGAAGAATTGTATGAAGATGAAGCCCTTAGGAAAAGACTAAGCGAAAACGCTTTAGAGTGGGCTAAAAGATTCAGTTGGGATGAGAGCGCGGAGAGGTTTGAGAGAGTTTTGGGGGTGGTGGTAAGATAA
- a CDS encoding phospholipase D-like domain-containing protein → MRLRDKIREIREKYGPLYKLVEREGPLAQAIKSRPLLQKAFEDLKPDFLSVEEFRENLINDINKSKEEIVIYSPFINAEIINRESWLMDPLIRAKNRGVEVIIHTRHPDVFTGPKSREFQSKNIRAMESYGFKVHKRKQMHEKAVIIDKSVAYLGTTNVLSRLRPEKGGDYMLKFKEPQVVEALYVSLEMLAETSESLEEEQS, encoded by the coding sequence ATGAGATTGAGGGACAAAATCCGTGAGATTAGGGAAAAGTATGGCCCCCTTTACAAACTCGTAGAAAGGGAAGGTCCACTAGCTCAGGCAATAAAGTCGAGGCCTTTACTCCAAAAAGCCTTTGAAGACCTCAAGCCCGACTTCTTAAGCGTTGAGGAATTCAGAGAAAATCTGATTAATGACATTAACAAGTCTAAAGAAGAAATTGTAATTTACTCCCCCTTCATAAATGCGGAAATAATTAACAGGGAGTCCTGGCTGATGGATCCACTCATAAGAGCCAAGAATAGGGGAGTGGAAGTAATAATTCACACAAGGCATCCTGACGTTTTCACGGGGCCAAAGTCTAGAGAGTTCCAGTCTAAGAATATTCGTGCCATGGAGTCTTATGGATTCAAAGTTCACAAACGGAAGCAAATGCATGAGAAGGCTGTTATAATTGACAAGTCAGTAGCCTATCTTGGAACAACTAATGTCTTATCCAGACTTAGGCCCGAAAAAGGCGGGGATTACATGCTCAAGTTCAAAGAGCCTCAGGTTGTGGAAGCACTTTATGTGAGTCTCGAAATGTTAGCTGAAACCTCGGAGAGCCTTGAGGAAGAACAAAGCTAA
- a CDS encoding glycosyltransferase family 2 protein: MSVEVSVILPTMNEEEAIAKIIPQIKETLDQLRLSYEIIVVDKSSDKTPEIARSLGAKVIKQERKGYGDAYIEGFNTAKGKYIVMMDPDGSYDPSEIPKLLEPLIRGEVDFVIGTRLKGDIKPGAMPWLHRYIGNPLLTKTLNLFFRIGISDAHCGFRAITREALQKLPLKCRGMEFASEMVIEAAKAGLRIKEVPITYYPRIGESKLHSFRDGWRHLRLMLLYSPSYLFLLPGLFLIIIGFGLLAYAYNTNPLRMHTMILGSLLTIVGFQVINFGISGKVYAVKEGLDRPDRITKFFMRYSILEEGLMLGGILFIVGLVLGVGIFLRWRATGYGELFEIRSAIIVLTLIALSIQLIFFSFFISSLMLKEGFE; this comes from the coding sequence ATGAGCGTTGAAGTTTCAGTGATTTTGCCCACTATGAATGAGGAAGAGGCAATAGCCAAGATTATACCGCAGATTAAGGAAACGTTGGATCAACTGAGGCTCTCCTATGAGATTATAGTAGTAGATAAGAGCAGCGACAAAACACCAGAAATCGCAAGGAGCTTAGGCGCAAAGGTTATTAAACAGGAAAGGAAAGGGTACGGTGATGCTTACATTGAGGGATTTAATACTGCAAAAGGAAAGTATATTGTAATGATGGATCCAGATGGGAGTTATGATCCAAGTGAGATTCCAAAGCTTTTGGAGCCATTAATAAGAGGGGAAGTAGATTTTGTTATTGGAACGAGGTTGAAAGGAGACATTAAGCCTGGAGCAATGCCCTGGTTACATCGCTATATTGGGAATCCTCTTTTGACAAAAACATTAAACCTCTTTTTCAGAATAGGGATTTCAGACGCTCACTGCGGTTTCAGAGCAATAACAAGGGAAGCACTACAAAAGCTCCCCCTGAAATGTCGTGGAATGGAGTTTGCAAGCGAAATGGTGATAGAAGCAGCGAAAGCAGGTTTGAGAATTAAGGAGGTGCCCATAACTTATTATCCAAGAATTGGTGAATCAAAGCTTCACTCGTTCAGAGATGGGTGGAGGCATTTAAGGCTAATGCTCCTCTATTCACCCTCATACCTGTTCCTGCTCCCTGGTTTATTTTTAATAATTATTGGCTTTGGTCTCTTGGCTTATGCCTACAACACGAATCCTCTAAGAATGCACACTATGATTCTGGGGAGTCTCTTGACTATAGTGGGCTTTCAAGTAATAAACTTCGGGATTTCGGGGAAAGTTTATGCCGTTAAGGAAGGGCTGGATAGACCAGACAGAATAACGAAATTTTTCATGAGGTACTCAATTTTAGAGGAGGGGCTTATGCTCGGTGGAATTTTGTTTATAGTGGGTTTAGTCTTGGGTGTTGGGATATTCTTGAGGTGGAGGGCAACAGGATACGGGGAGCTGTTTGAAATAAGATCGGCTATAATAGTATTGACGCTGATAGCGTTAAGCATTCAGCTGATATTTTTCTCCTTCTTCATAAGCTCTCTAATGCTGAAGGAGGGCTTTGAGTGA
- a CDS encoding AbrB/MazE/SpoVT family DNA-binding domain-containing protein, with protein sequence MGKVGITKVDEKGRILLPKDIRRKLKIKKGEEFLVTEIDNETIILKHFNVKQMPQELIAKAKKVDIDKLEKETEEEGNRVAKEKYKISD encoded by the coding sequence GTGGGAAAAGTTGGAATCACAAAGGTTGATGAAAAGGGTAGGATTTTGCTCCCAAAAGATATTAGAAGAAAGCTGAAAATTAAGAAGGGGGAAGAGTTCTTGGTAACAGAAATTGACAATGAAACAATAATATTAAAGCATTTTAATGTGAAGCAGATGCCCCAAGAGCTCATAGCAAAGGCAAAGAAGGTAGATATTGACAAGCTAGAAAAGGAAACAGAGGAAGAGGGGAATAGAGTTGCCAAAGAAAAATACAAGATTTCTGATTGA
- a CDS encoding glycosyltransferase family A protein produces MENKEMPLVSVIIPTYNSEKTIGRCLESIKNQTYKNIEIIVVDSFSQDKTVEICKKYNAKVIQIKSERTKAKNVGLKDANGKYVLFIDSDMELTPKVIKECVILIESDPKIGGIIIPERSVGNSYWVKVRDFERSFYAGTEIESARFFRKDLALQVGGFDEDVVFFEESTLPQKIEKLGYNVKARISSYILHHEENFSLLKWLKKKYYYGKTARRYRAKYREYGSKQISLFYRFGLFFKRKRFWSKPHLALGVIVLKGLEYLAAGIGYLRAS; encoded by the coding sequence ATGGAGAATAAAGAGATGCCATTGGTTTCAGTGATTATTCCGACGTATAATTCAGAAAAAACGATTGGAAGGTGTTTGGAATCCATTAAAAACCAGACTTACAAAAACATAGAGATTATTGTTGTTGATAGTTTTTCGCAAGATAAAACGGTTGAAATATGCAAAAAATATAATGCAAAAGTTATCCAAATCAAGAGCGAGAGGACAAAAGCGAAGAATGTGGGGTTAAAGGATGCGAATGGAAAATACGTCCTTTTTATTGATTCTGACATGGAATTAACTCCAAAGGTCATAAAGGAGTGTGTTATACTGATTGAATCAGATCCTAAAATTGGTGGCATAATAATTCCCGAACGCTCTGTCGGTAATAGTTATTGGGTCAAGGTTAGAGATTTTGAAAGAAGTTTTTATGCTGGGACTGAGATAGAATCTGCAAGATTTTTCAGAAAAGATCTGGCTTTACAAGTTGGGGGTTTTGATGAAGATGTTGTGTTCTTTGAAGAATCTACACTCCCTCAGAAGATTGAGAAACTTGGATATAATGTAAAGGCGAGAATCTCATCGTATATTCTCCATCACGAGGAAAACTTCTCGTTATTAAAATGGCTTAAAAAGAAATACTACTATGGAAAGACAGCTAGGAGGTATAGGGCAAAATATAGAGAGTATGGAAGCAAGCAGATAAGCCTGTTTTACAGATTTGGATTGTTTTTTAAGAGGAAGAGATTTTGGAGTAAACCACATTTGGCTTTAGGTGTAATTGTTTTAAAAGGATTGGAGTATTTAGCAGCTGGTATTGGGTATTTAAGGGCATCTTAA
- a CDS encoding glycosyltransferase family 2 protein produces the protein MPTISVLMPAYNEEKNLEKAVRETMKELKGLDYEIIIINDGSKDNTLQVAKELCESFRDVRLVSYSKNRGKGYALKKGFEKSKGEIIVFFDADLDIPPFQIRRFLKTLQNGCDVVIGSKYLPGARVRYSERRRLFSIWYRTLVKMLLKLDVSDTQVGLKVFRREVLEKAFSKILVKKYAFDVELLTVISMYGYKIYELPIKIEHKSFDSSIGYRAIARMFIDTMAIFYRKNILHYYNGDSK, from the coding sequence ATGCCTACAATATCAGTGCTAATGCCTGCATACAACGAGGAGAAAAACTTGGAAAAAGCAGTTAGAGAAACGATGAAAGAGTTGAAGGGATTGGACTACGAAATAATTATAATCAACGATGGCTCCAAGGATAACACATTGCAGGTAGCAAAAGAACTCTGTGAATCATTTAGAGATGTCAGGTTAGTAAGCTATTCTAAGAACAGGGGGAAGGGGTATGCCCTGAAAAAGGGCTTTGAGAAGAGTAAGGGTGAGATAATCGTATTCTTCGATGCGGATTTAGATATTCCTCCTTTTCAAATAAGAAGGTTCTTGAAAACCCTCCAAAATGGGTGTGATGTTGTCATAGGCTCGAAATATCTCCCGGGAGCAAGAGTTAGGTATTCTGAAAGAAGGAGGCTGTTCAGCATTTGGTATAGAACACTGGTTAAAATGTTGCTCAAGTTAGATGTCAGTGATACTCAAGTTGGACTTAAAGTGTTTAGGAGGGAGGTTTTAGAGAAAGCATTTTCCAAGATTTTGGTCAAAAAATATGCTTTTGATGTGGAACTTTTGACCGTGATAAGTATGTATGGGTACAAGATTTATGAACTGCCAATTAAAATTGAACATAAAAGTTTTGATTCCTCTATAGGTTATAGAGCAATAGCAAGAATGTTCATAGATACTATGGCAATATTTTACAGGAAAAACATTTTGCATTACTACAACGGTGATAGTAAATGA
- a CDS encoding PIN domain-containing protein: protein MKYAETFNAMDFFEFLRKRTKIVNPSREEVLKCLKYFPLNQVADAVHAATCLKTRTVIITNDKHFEKIGKEGLIEVWKIEKAIKELLQKE from the coding sequence TTGAAGTATGCAGAGACATTTAATGCAATGGATTTCTTCGAGTTTCTAAGAAAAAGGACTAAAATCGTGAATCCCTCAAGGGAGGAAGTTCTTAAGTGTTTGAAGTACTTCCCTCTAAACCAAGTTGCTGATGCTGTTCACGCCGCTACCTGCCTCAAAACTAGGACTGTTATCATAACTAACGATAAGCACTTTGAAAAGATTGGCAAAGAAGGTTTAATTGAGGTCTGGAAAATTGAAAAAGCCATAAAAGAACTATTACAAAAAGAATAA
- a CDS encoding UPF0175 family protein, with protein MIIVSEVFVSVPQDLARILRISEKDPQELRGFTLLLNFTVRGIVSLGKAAEIAGVSRWEMIEILASKGVSLQYDEEDSKEDIKTLERSL; from the coding sequence GTGATTATTGTGAGCGAGGTTTTTGTTTCTGTCCCTCAAGATTTGGCAAGAATTTTGAGGATTAGTGAGAAAGATCCCCAAGAGTTGCGAGGCTTTACCTTACTATTGAACTTTACCGTGAGGGGAATAGTTAGCTTGGGCAAGGCCGCAGAAATTGCTGGAGTGAGCAGATGGGAGATGATAGAAATTTTAGCATCAAAAGGCGTATCTCTTCAATATGACGAAGAAGATTCAAAAGAGGACATCAAAACCCTGGAGAGGTCGCTATGA